From the Desulfovibrio sp. UIB00 genome, one window contains:
- the nspC gene encoding carboxynorspermidine decarboxylase has product MHCQNLLFDPARIPSPCFVLDEAQLLANAATLGTVQERTGAKILLALKGYAAWATFPLLSRTKGHGPLWGACASSVDEARLAREDFGGEVHAFAAAWNRREMAELLTLVDHLVFNSIAQWREFAPAVAMQNKSRCPDRQIQCGLRINPEHSEGAAAIYNPCSPGSRLGIRPKNFDPAALEGISGLHFHTLCEQGADALERTLRAVERHFGQWLPQCRWINFGGGHHITKPGYDLDLLCRCLTDWRDRYNAQIYLEPGEAVALDAGWLVATVLDVVQADMPVAILDIGVPCHMPDVIEMPYRPRVRYESAHVAELAGEAGEQAWTCRLAGKSCLAGDVAGEYSFNAPLVPGQRLVFEDMAIYSMVKTTTFNGLRLPSIGICEADAAGDTRFRMLREFGYQDFRTRLS; this is encoded by the coding sequence ATGCACTGCCAGAACCTTCTGTTCGATCCGGCCCGCATTCCTTCGCCCTGCTTTGTTCTGGACGAAGCACAGCTTCTGGCCAATGCCGCAACTCTGGGCACAGTTCAGGAGCGCACCGGGGCCAAGATTCTTCTTGCGCTCAAGGGGTACGCAGCCTGGGCAACTTTTCCGCTTCTTTCGCGCACCAAGGGGCACGGCCCCTTGTGGGGAGCCTGCGCAAGTTCTGTGGACGAAGCACGGCTGGCGCGAGAGGACTTTGGCGGCGAGGTACACGCCTTTGCCGCTGCCTGGAACCGCCGCGAGATGGCCGAGCTGCTCACCCTTGTGGATCACCTGGTATTCAACTCCATTGCCCAGTGGCGCGAATTCGCACCCGCAGTGGCCATGCAGAACAAGAGCCGCTGCCCGGACCGCCAGATTCAGTGCGGCCTGCGCATCAACCCAGAGCATTCCGAAGGCGCAGCCGCCATCTACAACCCCTGCTCACCGGGTTCTCGTCTGGGCATCAGGCCCAAGAACTTTGATCCTGCAGCCCTGGAGGGCATTTCCGGGCTTCATTTCCACACGCTGTGCGAACAGGGGGCAGATGCTCTTGAACGCACCCTGAGGGCCGTTGAACGCCATTTTGGGCAATGGTTGCCGCAGTGCCGCTGGATCAACTTTGGCGGCGGGCACCACATCACCAAGCCAGGCTATGATCTTGATCTGCTCTGCCGCTGCCTGACCGACTGGCGCGACCGCTACAACGCGCAGATATACCTTGAGCCGGGCGAGGCCGTGGCTCTGGACGCAGGCTGGCTTGTGGCAACGGTGCTGGATGTGGTGCAGGCCGACATGCCTGTGGCTATTCTTGATATCGGCGTTCCCTGCCACATGCCCGATGTCATTGAAATGCCCTACCGTCCACGAGTGCGCTACGAATCTGCACATGTGGCAGAACTGGCAGGCGAAGCCGGGGAGCAGGCCTGGACCTGCCGCCTTGCCGGAAAGTCCTGCCTGGCGGGCGATGTGGCAGGTGAATATTCTTTCAACGCGCCTCTTGTGCCCGGCCAGCGGCTGGTGTTTGAAGACATGGCCATTTACAGCATGGTCAAAACCACTACATTCAACGGCCTGCGTCTGCCATCCATTGGCATTTGCGAAGCCGATGCAGCGGGTGACACGCGCTTTCGCATGTTGCGGGAATTTGGCTACCAGGATTTTAGGACGCGGCTTTCATAA
- a CDS encoding diguanylate cyclase, which translates to MQKVLIVEDSRTTARFMAHNLKEQLGLSYECAENRQQALKLLEDNPSQYFLALCDLNLPDAPNGEIVPAILARNIPVVVVSAHFDEDIYKRLMLQGVTDYIVKRTPDDMMYLMRVVSRLRANSGVEALIVDDSNLWCMQVSELLRRQRITAYTASNGLEALQILKEHPAIRIVLADHYMPGMDGIKLTAAIRKTHTMDELSIIVISVGTDAGAQFLRSGANDYVFKTSSFEELLCRISMNLDIQDLIRKNRALAERDALTNLLVRRQFFSEAQEAVAEARKDRRPLAAAMIDVDYFKQVNDRYGHLAGDIALRQLGGMLRDEFPEPYICGRYGGEEFCVVAPRMDKNDFARRLENFRTSVSSKPVQIGALSIAISVSIGMAEQKASDLESLINAADAQLYTAKREGRDRFIWQA; encoded by the coding sequence ATGCAGAAAGTTCTCATCGTTGAAGACAGTCGGACAACAGCGCGCTTTATGGCGCACAATCTCAAGGAACAATTGGGGCTTTCCTACGAATGCGCCGAGAATCGCCAACAAGCCTTAAAACTGCTGGAGGACAATCCTTCGCAGTACTTTCTTGCCCTTTGCGACCTCAATCTGCCCGATGCCCCCAACGGCGAAATTGTCCCTGCCATCCTTGCCCGGAACATCCCTGTGGTAGTGGTCAGCGCCCACTTTGACGAAGATATCTATAAACGCCTCATGCTGCAGGGCGTTACAGATTATATCGTCAAGCGTACCCCCGATGACATGATGTACCTCATGCGCGTGGTGAGCCGTCTGCGCGCCAACAGCGGCGTTGAAGCCCTGATTGTGGACGATTCCAACCTCTGGTGCATGCAGGTATCCGAGTTGCTGCGGCGTCAGCGCATCACCGCTTACACGGCAAGCAACGGCCTGGAAGCCCTGCAGATCCTCAAGGAGCATCCCGCCATACGCATTGTGCTGGCCGACCACTACATGCCCGGCATGGACGGCATCAAGCTCACCGCCGCCATCCGCAAAACCCACACCATGGACGAGCTGTCCATTATTGTCATTTCTGTGGGCACGGACGCTGGAGCGCAATTTCTGCGTTCAGGCGCCAACGATTACGTGTTCAAGACATCCTCCTTTGAGGAGCTTTTGTGCCGTATTTCCATGAATCTTGACATTCAGGATCTTATCCGCAAAAACCGCGCCCTTGCAGAGCGCGATGCCCTCACCAACCTGCTGGTGCGCCGTCAGTTTTTCTCTGAAGCGCAAGAGGCTGTGGCCGAGGCAAGGAAAGATCGCCGCCCCCTGGCCGCCGCCATGATCGACGTTGACTATTTCAAGCAGGTCAATGACCGTTACGGACACCTGGCGGGCGATATTGCCCTGCGGCAGCTGGGCGGCATGCTGCGCGACGAGTTTCCAGAACCATACATTTGCGGACGCTACGGCGGCGAAGAATTTTGCGTGGTCGCGCCACGCATGGATAAAAACGACTTCGCCCGAAGGCTTGAAAATTTTCGCACTTCCGTTAGTTCAAAACCAGTGCAGATCGGCGCGCTCAGCATAGCCATTTCTGTTTCCATCGGCATGGCCGAGCAAAAGGCCAGCGACCTCGAATCGCTCATCAACGCGGCCGATGCCCAACTCTACACAGCCAAACGGGAAGGGCGCGACCGTTTTATCTGGCAAGCATAA
- a CDS encoding DMT family transporter, giving the protein MSPSILLAILFAAFLHALWNIIVKSGDNKLFETGLNAFGACLGALCLLPFLPPLPQAAWPYLAMSCMCHLGYYICISAAYERVDMSFAYTVMRGCAPLLTSLALLAFGVNMSVGAWCGVLTLCAGIMCLATDNMRRGYGWSEVFISLRTSCIIMGYTLADGLGARESGNAATYTIWIFLINALPVHVYILWRYGWSYVGYARKRLGVGTLGGLASMGSYGIALWAMTLAPIAVVAALRETSVIFGMLLAMWLLHERFTPLRGFSVLLVVGGAALLKLA; this is encoded by the coding sequence ATGTCCCCATCAATCTTGCTCGCCATCCTCTTTGCCGCCTTTCTGCACGCGCTGTGGAACATCATTGTCAAAAGCGGTGACAACAAGCTTTTTGAAACAGGCTTGAACGCTTTTGGTGCCTGTCTTGGCGCACTGTGCCTGCTGCCTTTTTTGCCGCCGCTGCCACAGGCCGCGTGGCCCTATCTTGCCATGTCGTGCATGTGTCATCTCGGCTATTACATATGTATTTCAGCGGCCTATGAGCGGGTAGACATGTCTTTTGCCTACACGGTAATGCGTGGATGCGCGCCCTTGCTCACCTCGCTGGCACTGCTGGCCTTTGGCGTGAACATGTCGGTGGGCGCATGGTGCGGCGTGCTTACGTTGTGCGCGGGGATTATGTGCCTTGCCACGGATAATATGCGTCGAGGCTATGGCTGGAGCGAAGTTTTTATCTCGTTGCGTACATCATGCATCATTATGGGGTACACGCTGGCAGACGGCCTTGGTGCGCGGGAAAGCGGCAACGCCGCCACCTACACTATTTGGATTTTTCTGATCAACGCGCTGCCCGTGCACGTTTACATCCTGTGGCGGTATGGCTGGAGTTACGTGGGCTATGCCCGTAAACGGCTTGGTGTGGGTACGTTGGGCGGTTTGGCAAGCATGGGCTCGTATGGCATTGCCCTGTGGGCCATGACCCTTGCGCCCATTGCCGTGGTGGCGGCCCTGCGCGAAACCTCGGTGATTTTTGGCATGCTGTTGGCCATGTGGCTGCTGCACGAGCGTTTTACACCCTTGCGTGGATTTTCTGTGCTGCTGGTTGTCGGTGGGGCAGCACTGCTCAAGCTGGCCTGA
- a CDS encoding 30S ribosomal protein S1 → MAGLETGHDNEINFESALENYLNPDFGDLEEGSITKGEIVRVDDDNVLVDVNFKSEGQIPAAEFRDPAGNISVKVGDRVDVYVVRKNENDGTITLSFEKAKRMQVFDQLEDVQENNRVIKGHIVRRIKGGYTVDIGGVEAFLPGSHVDLRPVPDMDALVNQEFEFRVLKINRRRSNVIVSRRVLLEEERDSKRQDLLRTLEENQIVTGKAKNITEYGVFVDLGGLDGLLHITDMSWKRIRHPKEMITIGQELTLKVLSFDRDNNKVSLGLKQLVPDPWQDISARFPEGAKCSGKVTNLVDYGAFVELEPGVEGLVHISEMSWTRKLRHPSQMVHTGDEVEVVILGVDGDKKRISLGMKQVRPNPWELVAEKYPEGTVLEGVIKNITEFGMFIGIEDGIDGLIHVSDISWTKKVRHPNELYKVGDTVQAKVLTVDQENEKFTLGVKQLVDDPWGHVPNTYPVGCTIKGIVTNITDFGLFVEVEEGIEGLVHVSELSSKKVKTPAEIYKEGQEIQAKVIHVSAEERRLGLSIKQIKDEEERRKPKEFHSGPQEAGQSLGDLLKQKFEESENS, encoded by the coding sequence ATGGCAGGTTTGGAAACCGGGCACGACAACGAAATCAATTTCGAAAGCGCCCTTGAAAACTACCTCAATCCCGATTTCGGCGATCTTGAGGAAGGCTCTATCACGAAGGGCGAAATCGTCCGCGTGGATGATGACAATGTGCTTGTTGACGTGAACTTTAAGTCCGAAGGGCAGATTCCTGCGGCAGAATTCCGCGACCCCGCCGGCAACATTTCCGTCAAAGTGGGCGATCGTGTTGACGTTTACGTTGTTCGCAAGAACGAAAACGACGGCACCATCACTCTTTCTTTCGAGAAAGCCAAGCGCATGCAGGTGTTCGACCAGCTCGAAGACGTGCAGGAAAACAACCGGGTCATCAAGGGCCACATTGTCCGCCGCATCAAGGGTGGCTACACCGTGGACATCGGCGGTGTGGAAGCGTTTTTGCCCGGTTCACATGTGGATCTGCGCCCCGTGCCGGATATGGATGCCCTGGTCAACCAGGAATTCGAATTCCGCGTGCTCAAGATCAACCGCCGCCGCAGCAACGTTATCGTTTCTCGCCGCGTGCTGCTTGAAGAGGAGCGCGATTCCAAACGCCAGGATCTGCTGCGCACCCTTGAAGAAAACCAGATCGTTACCGGCAAGGCCAAGAACATCACCGAATACGGCGTGTTTGTTGACCTCGGCGGCCTCGACGGCCTGCTGCACATCACCGACATGAGCTGGAAGCGCATTCGCCATCCCAAGGAAATGATCACCATCGGTCAGGAACTGACCCTGAAGGTGCTTTCCTTCGATCGCGACAACAACAAGGTTTCCCTCGGCCTCAAGCAGCTCGTGCCCGATCCGTGGCAGGACATCTCCGCCCGCTTCCCTGAAGGGGCCAAGTGCAGCGGCAAGGTCACCAACCTGGTGGACTACGGTGCATTTGTGGAACTGGAACCCGGCGTTGAAGGCCTGGTGCACATTTCCGAAATGTCCTGGACCCGCAAGCTGCGTCATCCTTCCCAGATGGTTCACACCGGCGACGAAGTCGAAGTGGTCATCCTGGGCGTGGACGGCGACAAGAAGCGCATCAGCCTCGGCATGAAGCAGGTTCGCCCCAATCCTTGGGAACTGGTTGCTGAAAAGTACCCCGAAGGCACCGTCCTTGAAGGCGTCATCAAGAACATCACCGAATTCGGTATGTTCATTGGCATTGAAGACGGCATCGATGGTCTTATCCACGTTTCCGACATTTCCTGGACCAAGAAAGTGCGTCATCCCAACGAACTGTACAAGGTGGGCGACACCGTGCAGGCCAAGGTGCTGACCGTGGATCAGGAAAACGAAAAGTTCACCCTCGGCGTGAAGCAGCTGGTGGACGATCCGTGGGGCCATGTGCCCAACACCTACCCCGTGGGCTGCACCATCAAGGGTATCGTGACCAACATCACCGACTTCGGCCTCTTTGTTGAAGTGGAAGAAGGTATTGAAGGCCTGGTGCACGTGTCTGAGCTTTCCAGCAAGAAAGTGAAGACCCCCGCCGAGATCTACAAGGAAGGCCAGGAAATCCAGGCCAAGGTCATCCATGTCAGCGCTGAAGAGCGCCGTCTGGGCCTGTCCATCAAGCAGATCAAGGACGAAGAAGAACGCCGCAAGCCCAAGGAATTCCATTCCGGCCCGCAAGAAGCCGGTCAGAGCCTGGGCGACCTGCTCAAGCAGAAGTTTGAAGAAAGCGAAAACAGCTAG
- a CDS encoding sirohydrochlorin cobaltochelatase, with amino-acid sequence MLRATPHSILHYFTRTLLPILLLCAVMGAPALAPAAESGAESPKAGVLLVAFGTSVPEALVSMKAVDAEFKAAFPGQPVVWAYTSQIIRKKIAAEGHPVGGISDGLAQLAKDGVKVVRVQSLHVMAGEEFSALERAVLIDLQKNPGRFDSVFLGRPMLESKKDAQELIQAIREDVKSLRGKDAALVLMGHGQSHGRADLTFEGTRAVFHDADKRVFMATVEGARSVDDLLVELKAAKVKKVVIEPLMLVAGDHAHNDMAGDEDDSWASKLKAAGFKVETNLKGLGQIAGARAILVRHAREAADDLTKEPKKQ; translated from the coding sequence ATGCTGCGTGCTACGCCGCATTCCATTTTGCATTATTTCACCCGTACCCTTTTGCCCATTCTTTTGCTGTGCGCCGTTATGGGCGCGCCTGCGCTTGCTCCTGCCGCTGAATCCGGCGCAGAGAGCCCCAAAGCGGGCGTGCTGCTGGTGGCCTTTGGCACCAGTGTTCCCGAAGCCCTGGTTTCCATGAAGGCCGTGGATGCGGAGTTCAAGGCCGCTTTTCCCGGTCAGCCGGTGGTGTGGGCCTATACCTCGCAGATTATCCGCAAAAAAATAGCCGCCGAGGGGCATCCCGTGGGCGGCATCAGCGATGGCCTCGCCCAGCTTGCCAAGGACGGCGTCAAGGTCGTGCGCGTACAGTCGCTGCACGTCATGGCGGGCGAGGAGTTCAGCGCGCTTGAACGGGCCGTGCTTATCGATCTGCAAAAAAATCCGGGCCGCTTTGACTCCGTGTTTCTTGGCCGCCCCATGCTGGAATCGAAAAAAGACGCGCAGGAACTCATTCAGGCCATCAGGGAAGACGTCAAATCCCTGCGCGGCAAGGATGCAGCCCTGGTGCTCATGGGCCACGGCCAGAGCCATGGCCGCGCGGATCTGACCTTTGAAGGTACGCGCGCCGTGTTCCACGATGCGGACAAACGCGTGTTTATGGCGACAGTAGAGGGTGCGCGCAGCGTGGACGATCTGCTGGTGGAACTCAAGGCAGCCAAGGTCAAGAAGGTGGTTATCGAACCGCTCATGCTGGTGGCTGGCGATCATGCGCACAACGACATGGCCGGGGATGAAGACGATTCCTGGGCCTCGAAACTCAAAGCAGCCGGCTTCAAGGTGGAGACCAACCTCAAGGGTTTGGGCCAGATTGCCGGTGCGCGCGCCATACTGGTGCGCCATGCCCGCGAAGCTGCCGATGACCTGACCAAGGAACCCAAGAAGCAGTAG
- a CDS encoding phenylacetate--CoA ligase, whose amino-acid sequence MSYRFIPQLTDEDIRQKQLEGLRYTVRQAWNSLQYRAKLEACGLKPDDITSLDDLRRLPTCDVEDLREGYPLPLLCVPPRDVARIHASSGTTGKRKILAYTQRDIDTFSLQIARCFELAGFTPEDRMQLAVGYGLWTAGAGFQAGSERLGMLTVPVGPGNLEMHLQLLQDLGATGFTATASMALLLAEEVERADLRGKIKLKRMVCGSETRSEKMRLAIESKLGLEGCYDIGGMTEMYGPGTAIDCDAHEGLHYWADLFIIEVLDPATMQPVAEGEVGEMVVTSLCKEAVPLLRYRTHDLSRLLPGQCSCGLAMPRHDRILGRSDDMIIYRGVNIYPGQLMEVIGQFAELGGEYQVELTRDDRSLDHLALTVERGQGQTAGNDAALAHELETRLHKAIMARVSVSVADYASLPRTFSKSKRVVDKR is encoded by the coding sequence ATGTCGTATCGCTTTATTCCCCAGCTCACCGATGAGGATATCCGCCAGAAACAGCTTGAAGGTCTGCGTTACACCGTGCGTCAGGCCTGGAATTCGCTCCAGTACAGGGCAAAGCTGGAAGCCTGCGGCCTGAAGCCGGACGACATCACAAGTCTTGACGACCTGCGCCGCCTGCCCACCTGCGATGTGGAAGACCTGCGCGAGGGCTATCCCCTGCCGCTTCTCTGCGTGCCGCCGCGTGATGTGGCGCGCATACATGCCTCCAGCGGCACCACGGGCAAACGCAAAATTCTGGCCTACACCCAGCGCGATATTGATACGTTCAGCCTCCAGATTGCCCGCTGCTTTGAGCTGGCGGGCTTTACCCCCGAAGACCGCATGCAGCTTGCCGTGGGCTATGGCCTGTGGACGGCTGGCGCTGGCTTTCAGGCGGGCAGCGAAAGGCTTGGCATGCTCACCGTGCCTGTGGGGCCGGGCAACCTTGAAATGCACCTGCAGCTTTTGCAGGACCTGGGCGCCACCGGCTTTACAGCCACGGCATCCATGGCCCTGCTGCTGGCGGAAGAAGTGGAACGGGCCGACCTGCGCGGCAAGATCAAGCTCAAGCGCATGGTCTGCGGTTCAGAAACCCGCAGCGAAAAAATGCGCCTCGCCATTGAAAGCAAGCTCGGCCTTGAGGGCTGTTACGATATCGGCGGCATGACCGAAATGTACGGCCCCGGCACCGCCATCGACTGCGATGCCCACGAAGGCCTGCACTACTGGGCCGACCTCTTCATCATCGAAGTGCTTGACCCCGCCACCATGCAGCCCGTTGCCGAGGGCGAAGTGGGCGAAATGGTCGTTACCAGCCTGTGCAAGGAGGCCGTGCCCTTGCTGCGCTACCGCACCCACGACCTTTCGCGCCTGCTGCCGGGCCAATGCTCCTGCGGCCTTGCCATGCCGCGACATGACCGCATCCTCGGACGCTCGGACGACATGATCATTTACCGTGGCGTGAACATCTACCCCGGTCAGCTCATGGAAGTCATCGGTCAGTTTGCGGAGCTTGGCGGTGAATATCAGGTGGAACTCACCCGCGATGATCGCTCCCTTGATCATCTGGCCCTCACCGTGGAACGCGGGCAGGGGCAGACCGCAGGCAACGATGCCGCCCTGGCCCATGAGCTTGAAACCCGTCTGCACAAGGCCATCATGGCCCGTGTTTCCGTGAGCGTGGCGGACTACGCCAGCCTGCCGCGTACCTTCAGCAAATCCAAGCGCGTGGTGGACAAGCGCTAG
- a CDS encoding asparaginase, with the protein MSNHSSASASSSATSLPKVALIATGGTIAGVAPTPLEQISYQAGVLTVDSMLETLPGIEGVARITSVQCGNLPSENITPEHWAMLGEQCAKALGDPEICGVVLTHGTDTLEESAFYLHLTLASPKPVVLTGSMRPATSLSADGPINIRDAVAVAACPQAQARGALLVMNSRVLSARTAVKVATLDVEAFRALESGCLGRVINGEPQFYYGGEENPALAGTFAELAGRKNLPRVDVVYGCAGMPVDLVRYSVERSAGIVLAGMGNGSMPDAVRHELRQAIAGGIPVIRCSRTGSGPVTPLDEYEGFVPGGMLSPAKARVLLMLALEQQKEAEPAQRMLSVREVFALGAKL; encoded by the coding sequence ATGAGCAATCATTCTTCAGCATCGGCCAGTTCCAGCGCAACCTCCCTGCCCAAGGTGGCCCTTATTGCCACGGGCGGCACCATTGCGGGCGTTGCCCCCACGCCGCTTGAGCAGATCAGTTATCAGGCGGGGGTGCTCACCGTTGACAGCATGCTCGAAACCCTGCCCGGCATTGAGGGCGTGGCCCGCATCACCAGCGTGCAGTGCGGCAACCTGCCCAGCGAGAACATCACCCCCGAGCATTGGGCCATGCTGGGCGAGCAGTGCGCCAAGGCGCTGGGCGACCCAGAAATCTGCGGCGTGGTGCTGACCCACGGTACAGACACGCTGGAAGAATCGGCCTTCTATCTGCACCTCACCCTTGCCAGCCCCAAGCCCGTTGTGCTGACCGGCTCCATGCGCCCCGCCACCTCGCTGAGCGCAGACGGCCCCATCAACATACGCGATGCCGTGGCTGTGGCGGCCTGCCCGCAGGCGCAGGCGCGCGGCGCGCTGCTGGTCATGAACAGCCGGGTGCTCTCGGCCCGCACGGCGGTGAAGGTCGCCACGCTTGATGTGGAGGCCTTCCGTGCGCTGGAATCAGGCTGTCTGGGCCGGGTTATCAACGGCGAACCTCAGTTTTACTACGGCGGGGAGGAAAATCCCGCTCTGGCAGGAACCTTTGCCGAGCTTGCGGGCCGCAAAAATCTGCCACGTGTGGATGTGGTCTACGGTTGCGCGGGCATGCCTGTTGATCTTGTGCGCTATTCCGTGGAACGCAGCGCGGGCATAGTGCTGGCTGGCATGGGCAACGGTTCCATGCCCGATGCCGTGCGCCACGAGCTGCGGCAGGCCATTGCAGGGGGCATCCCTGTTATCCGGTGCAGCCGCACCGGTTCCGGCCCGGTCACGCCCCTTGATGAATACGAGGGCTTTGTGCCCGGCGGCATGCTTTCGCCCGCCAAGGCCCGCGTGCTGCTCATGCTGGCGCTGGAGCAGCAAAAGGAGGCAGAACCGGCGCAGCGCATGCTTTCGGTGCGCGAAGTGTTCGCCCTTGGGGCCAAACTGTAG
- a CDS encoding GNAT family N-acetyltransferase yields MKTTTFPAHAGHAAPRPAVTTVRAASTKDYSICADIWLAASLAGHDFVPAAFWRGQRAAMAESYLPSSQVLLLTADGEHAAFAATLPDGNCTYLAGLFVLPRWWGKGLGRQLLELVQEQVLAELPDQKNASLRCTVYDNNSRALAFYASRGFIPTGRSICPHTNEPQTDMLWTAASTVHDNAAATCRP; encoded by the coding sequence ATGAAAACGACAACTTTTCCCGCCCACGCAGGGCATGCCGCACCTCGCCCGGCTGTAACAACAGTCAGGGCCGCATCTACCAAGGATTACTCGATCTGTGCCGACATCTGGCTGGCGGCCTCTCTGGCAGGGCATGACTTTGTGCCTGCCGCGTTCTGGCGCGGGCAGCGGGCGGCTATGGCGGAAAGCTATCTGCCTTCATCGCAGGTCTTATTGCTGACAGCCGATGGAGAGCACGCCGCATTTGCCGCAACCCTGCCGGACGGCAACTGCACGTATCTGGCGGGATTGTTCGTGCTGCCCCGCTGGTGGGGCAAGGGCCTTGGGCGGCAACTGCTGGAACTGGTGCAGGAACAGGTGCTGGCTGAACTCCCAGACCAGAAGAACGCCAGCCTCCGCTGCACCGTATACGATAACAACAGCCGCGCCCTGGCATTTTACGCCAGCAGGGGGTTTATCCCCACAGGGCGCAGCATCTGCCCGCATACCAACGAGCCGCAGACGGATATGCTCTGGACTGCGGCGAGCACTGTTCACGACAACGCGGCTGCAACCTGCCGTCCCTAG
- a CDS encoding MFS transporter: MDKKKILLVSLGHLSCDINGGALPAILPFLRSAFDLSYQATGGLMFAYSCLSSMIQPLFGLLSDRFSKPWFIPVGVLLAGCGLAAIGWMSGYWGIFAAIGLSGIGAALFHPEGARFANAVSGQNKGTGMSLFSIGGNGGFVLGPLLATACLGAFGLTGTTVFAVLAVITASILVWSIARMGATKKVGAAAGGKAGPALAAEGETPGENNWREFSKLTVSIVTRSITFVGFNTFIPLYWVSAFGQSTATGAVALTFFSVCGVISNFFGGMLSDRFGYRAVIRGVFALLPPVVAVFSLSNNLYAAWALLPLLGFVLYAPFSAQVVLGQQYLAKNIGFASGITLGLATSLGGVVAPLLGWIADNYGMPATFQSLAALSIVGAIFAYSLKPVTVKKEKKA, encoded by the coding sequence ATGGACAAAAAGAAAATACTCCTTGTGTCGTTAGGGCATTTGTCGTGCGATATTAACGGCGGGGCATTGCCCGCAATACTGCCTTTTTTGCGGTCGGCTTTTGATTTGAGCTATCAGGCCACGGGCGGGCTGATGTTTGCCTACTCCTGCCTGTCGTCCATGATCCAGCCGCTGTTCGGCCTGCTTTCAGACAGGTTTTCCAAGCCCTGGTTCATCCCTGTGGGCGTGCTGCTGGCGGGCTGCGGCCTCGCGGCCATTGGCTGGATGTCCGGCTACTGGGGAATTTTTGCGGCTATCGGCCTGAGCGGCATTGGCGCGGCCCTGTTCCATCCGGAAGGGGCGCGTTTTGCCAATGCGGTGTCGGGGCAGAACAAGGGCACGGGCATGAGCCTGTTTTCCATTGGCGGCAATGGGGGCTTTGTGCTGGGGCCGCTGCTGGCTACCGCCTGCCTTGGGGCCTTTGGCCTGACCGGGACGACAGTTTTTGCCGTGCTGGCTGTGATAACGGCGAGCATCTTGGTGTGGTCCATCGCCCGCATGGGCGCTACCAAGAAGGTGGGCGCGGCGGCAGGCGGCAAGGCCGGGCCAGCCCTTGCGGCGGAGGGAGAAACCCCCGGCGAGAACAACTGGCGCGAATTTTCAAAGCTGACGGTCTCCATTGTGACCCGTTCCATCACCTTTGTGGGCTTTAACACCTTTATTCCGCTCTACTGGGTCAGCGCTTTCGGGCAGTCCACGGCAACGGGCGCTGTGGCCCTGACCTTTTTCAGCGTATGCGGTGTTATCAGCAACTTTTTCGGCGGGATGCTTTCTGACAGATTTGGCTACCGCGCCGTTATTCGCGGGGTATTCGCCCTGTTGCCACCAGTGGTGGCAGTATTCAGCCTGAGCAACAACCTGTACGCGGCCTGGGCTCTGCTGCCCTTGCTGGGTTTTGTGCTGTACGCGCCATTCAGCGCGCAGGTGGTGCTGGGCCAGCAGTATCTTGCCAAGAACATCGGTTTTGCCTCGGGCATAACCCTTGGCCTGGCAACCAGCCTTGGCGGCGTGGTTGCCCCGCTGCTTGGCTGGATTGCAGACAACTACGGCATGCCAGCCACCTTTCAGTCGCTGGCGGCGCTTTCCATTGTGGGCGCGATTTTTGCCTATTCCCTCAAACCCGTAACCGTGAAGAAGGAAAAGAAGGCATGA
- a CDS encoding methylated-DNA--[protein]-cysteine S-methyltransferase gives MNSKQKTEPPHAAHALTREVPLIGTVRIVERGGCVIRLDLGPTAPFEPLKNTTEQETPLLREAFKQLDEYLTGKRRDFDLPLAPEGTDFQRGVWRTLQTIPYGQTRSYRQVAEAANCPNGYRAVGLANNRNPIAIFIPCHRVIGADGSMVGYGGGLPIKEALLHLEGYM, from the coding sequence ATGAACAGCAAACAAAAAACGGAACCTCCCCATGCAGCGCATGCACTGACGCGCGAAGTGCCGCTTATCGGTACTGTGCGTATTGTGGAGCGCGGGGGGTGCGTAATTCGGCTCGATCTTGGCCCCACGGCACCCTTTGAGCCATTGAAAAATACCACGGAGCAGGAAACACCCCTGTTGCGTGAGGCCTTTAAGCAGCTTGACGAATATCTGACCGGGAAGCGCCGCGATTTTGATTTGCCCCTTGCCCCCGAGGGCACGGACTTTCAGCGCGGCGTGTGGCGTACCCTGCAAACGATACCCTACGGGCAGACGCGCAGCTACAGGCAGGTAGCCGAAGCCGCCAATTGCCCCAATGGATACCGCGCGGTGGGCCTTGCCAATAATCGCAACCCCATTGCCATATTTATTCCCTGTCATCGTGTTATCGGCGCGGACGGCAGCATGGTTGGCTACGGGGGCGGGTTGCCGATCAAGGAAGCCCTGTTGCATCTGGAGGGTTACATGTAG